In the genome of Candidatus Brocadiia bacterium, one region contains:
- a CDS encoding SpoIID/LytB domain-containing protein, whose product MNVMLKNRILLTIITTAITLSGCISPSLNNFYHYKASLQSISEPPHLQIILTDYREVTNALLTIEQSYSVYNYSPERRLAFTSAKLWIKRSSGESVKISTSANGIQLGLTGIPSDDIVLVPTDGLILTESRPYKGRMRIKKTGAKITFINIIDLENYLPGVISSEMDESWPEKSLAAQAISARTFAFFRIKQSKLKEAEIDYDLTDDIFSQVYRGEERTGPKTRKAIEDTKGIIMAYNGKIFNSLFHDTCGGYTESGELVFKLTPLPPLAGRKCGFCGHSKYTNWQARYTVKEIVVGLKLSKDAYIEEIKPLKTAPGGHILELGLKIRGKSQEMVWEAQKFRIALGPNKLRSSMFKVTNNGDNFEFTGQGWGHAVGMCQEGTREMSKQEYCPREILEYFYPESRVVRIY is encoded by the coding sequence ATGAACGTTATGCTAAAAAATAGAATCCTGTTAACGATTATCACAACGGCAATTACCCTGAGCGGGTGCATCAGCCCATCATTAAATAATTTCTATCACTATAAGGCTTCTCTCCAATCAATATCAGAACCACCCCACCTTCAAATCATCCTAACCGATTATCGGGAAGTTACGAACGCATTATTAACGATTGAGCAATCTTATTCTGTATACAATTATTCGCCGGAACGACGTTTGGCTTTCACTTCGGCTAAACTCTGGATCAAAAGAAGTAGCGGCGAAAGCGTCAAAATCAGCACCAGTGCCAATGGAATTCAATTAGGGCTTACCGGGATTCCCAGCGATGACATCGTACTGGTCCCGACTGATGGGCTGATCCTAACAGAATCACGGCCTTACAAAGGTCGAATGAGAATTAAAAAAACAGGTGCCAAGATTACCTTTATAAATATAATAGACTTAGAAAACTATTTACCTGGAGTTATTAGCAGCGAAATGGATGAGTCATGGCCTGAAAAATCGCTTGCCGCCCAAGCCATCAGCGCCCGAACATTCGCATTTTTCCGCATCAAACAGTCAAAATTAAAAGAGGCTGAAATTGATTACGATCTGACAGATGATATTTTTTCGCAAGTATATCGTGGCGAAGAACGGACCGGACCAAAGACTCGCAAAGCGATTGAAGATACAAAAGGTATTATCATGGCTTACAATGGCAAGATATTCAATTCATTATTCCACGATACCTGCGGCGGTTATACGGAGTCTGGAGAACTGGTTTTCAAGCTGACTCCCCTGCCGCCACTGGCCGGACGAAAGTGCGGTTTTTGCGGACACTCTAAGTACACAAATTGGCAAGCACGCTATACGGTCAAGGAAATAGTTGTAGGACTAAAACTCAGCAAAGATGCTTATATCGAAGAAATCAAACCGCTTAAAACGGCGCCGGGCGGGCATATTTTGGAACTGGGTTTAAAAATCAGGGGTAAATCACAGGAGATGGTATGGGAAGCCCAGAAATTCCGGATTGCGCTGGGTCCCAACAAATTAAGAAGCTCTATGTTCAAAGTCACTAATAATGGCGATAACTTTGAATTCACCGGCCAAGGATGGGGTCACGCCGTGGGCATGTGCCAAGAAGGCACTAGAGAAATGTCCAAACAAGAATACTGCCCAAGGGAAATTCTGGAATACTTCTATCCAGAATCAAGAGTCGTAAGAATTTATTAG
- a CDS encoding rhomboid family intramembrane serine protease: MVLSTNHHRVPWEAKDVFPEKPVNTGYGYMIGNKTVACSREELIKHCANRASVCLVWTPETERLVPPADVPFLFKAIKSDIRKRHWFMLVMGAIFTLAWAVPYAIFGDVDQSMPPLFILSMVFVGLVWVGQTAVSLYRVRKLSPEIMNIQSRVFRFNSWLQIRRATYTWIIIGLLFAVFVVQNLAGLDQSIMDGGLRKGPVFGGDFWLMATAAMLHAHLLHFIMNISALMILGKLVEVLCDYAYLTIVFLASTVAGSLASLMTLNEFGVSVGCSGGLMGLIGFLAVLGFKRKETLPRFFLRSMVFTIALVAVYGIIGYQVIDNAGHFGGLSTGAILGLVLIRPGKTLPLKPNLAVQALGIISAILILAISIKTVMLIW, translated from the coding sequence ATGGTTTTGTCCACTAATCATCACCGCGTGCCATGGGAAGCAAAAGATGTTTTTCCCGAAAAGCCAGTCAATACGGGATACGGCTATATGATTGGTAATAAGACAGTGGCCTGCTCCCGCGAAGAACTTATAAAACACTGCGCTAACCGCGCCTCAGTCTGCCTGGTCTGGACGCCCGAAACCGAGCGATTGGTTCCGCCGGCTGATGTGCCTTTCCTGTTTAAAGCCATTAAGTCCGATATCCGCAAACGCCACTGGTTCATGCTGGTAATGGGCGCTATTTTCACCTTGGCCTGGGCCGTGCCTTACGCCATATTCGGCGATGTTGACCAATCGATGCCGCCGCTTTTCATCCTGTCAATGGTTTTTGTCGGACTGGTCTGGGTGGGGCAAACCGCTGTCAGCCTATACCGGGTCAGAAAGCTCAGTCCGGAAATAATGAATATCCAATCACGGGTATTTAGGTTCAATTCCTGGCTGCAGATACGCCGGGCCACATACACCTGGATAATTATCGGACTGCTCTTCGCGGTATTTGTCGTTCAGAACCTGGCCGGGTTGGACCAGTCGATAATGGACGGCGGTTTGAGAAAAGGCCCTGTTTTCGGAGGGGATTTCTGGCTGATGGCTACCGCGGCAATGCTTCATGCCCATCTGCTGCATTTCATCATGAATATCTCCGCCCTGATGATATTGGGAAAACTGGTGGAGGTGCTCTGCGATTATGCGTACCTGACCATTGTTTTCCTGGCTTCTACTGTTGCCGGGAGTCTTGCCAGCTTGATGACGCTCAATGAGTTCGGCGTCTCCGTCGGGTGTTCCGGCGGACTGATGGGACTCATCGGATTCCTGGCTGTGCTTGGCTTTAAACGCAAGGAAACGCTGCCCAGATTCTTTCTGCGCTCGATGGTGTTTACCATTGCTTTAGTAGCCGTCTATGGTATTATTGGATATCAGGTTATCGATAATGCCGGACATTTCGGAGGCCTCAGCACCGGCGCCATACTCGGCCTAGTTCTTATTAGGCCGGGTAAGACGCTGCCTCTTAAGCCGAATCTGGCTGTTCAGGCTTTGGGGATTATTTCCGCTATTTTAATTCTTGCAATATCCATAAAAACTGTTATGCTCATTTGGTAA
- a CDS encoding epoxyqueuosine reductase QueH, producing the protein MSKLLLHICCGVCAGPIVQKYKDSGFEVTGYFYNPNIHPHQEFLKRLEAVESLSRQENLPIYYERAYGLDEFIKAVEPHAQSHNKKRCAQCYELRLKRTAQYARQNGFELFATTLSISPFQDQSLIKEIGQKEAISAGIGFNYELMTSLYQESKKLAKDHNLYRQQYCGCIFSEYERYAKK; encoded by the coding sequence ATGAGCAAATTGCTGCTCCATATCTGCTGCGGCGTATGCGCCGGCCCGATTGTCCAGAAATACAAAGATTCCGGATTCGAAGTAACCGGCTACTTTTACAACCCCAATATTCATCCTCACCAAGAATTCCTTAAACGCCTGGAGGCGGTAGAATCTTTAAGCCGACAGGAAAATTTACCGATTTATTATGAAAGGGCTTACGGTCTGGATGAGTTCATTAAAGCCGTTGAACCGCACGCACAGTCCCATAACAAAAAGCGATGCGCCCAATGTTATGAGTTACGCCTTAAAAGAACGGCCCAATATGCGCGGCAGAATGGATTCGAGTTATTCGCAACTACCCTTTCAATCAGTCCGTTCCAGGACCAGTCGCTGATAAAGGAAATCGGACAAAAGGAAGCCATCTCTGCTGGGATAGGATTTAATTACGAACTTATGACTTCGCTTTATCAAGAAAGCAAAAAACTGGCTAAGGACCACAATCTTTACCGACAGCAATATTGCGGTTGCATCTTCAGCGAGTATGAACGTTATGCTAAAAAATAG
- the thyX gene encoding FAD-dependent thymidylate synthase — protein MNVTLLQHTKDPERAIALAARLCYSNVGIKELKDHISAPQTGKLVQMLVRMGHHSALEHASFTFGVEGVSRSLTHQLVRHRLASYSQQSQRYVKAESFEYIVPPEIKSDPALNKVFIQTMNGIQKIYNLFTSKGIAAEDARYVLPNATETKIIVTMNARELLHFCLLRCCNRAHWEIHQLADGMLKQAKAVASNVFETAGPACVADKCHEGKMSCGKAAEVRRKYQLL, from the coding sequence ATGAACGTAACGCTGCTCCAACATACCAAAGACCCGGAACGTGCTATAGCCCTGGCCGCACGGTTATGTTATTCGAATGTTGGTATTAAAGAACTAAAAGACCATATTTCCGCACCGCAGACCGGCAAGTTGGTCCAAATGCTGGTCCGAATGGGGCATCATTCGGCACTGGAACATGCCTCGTTCACCTTTGGCGTTGAAGGCGTTTCGCGCTCGCTGACCCATCAGTTAGTCAGGCATAGACTGGCTTCTTACAGCCAGCAGAGCCAGCGCTATGTCAAAGCTGAATCTTTCGAATATATTGTTCCGCCGGAAATAAAGTCTGATCCGGCGTTGAACAAGGTTTTTATCCAGACAATGAACGGCATCCAGAAAATCTACAACCTTTTTACCAGTAAAGGCATCGCCGCGGAAGATGCCCGCTATGTATTACCTAACGCCACAGAGACCAAAATCATCGTCACTATGAATGCCCGGGAACTACTCCACTTCTGTTTACTGCGTTGCTGCAACCGAGCCCACTGGGAAATACATCAACTGGCTGATGGCATGCTCAAACAAGCTAAGGCGGTCGCTTCGAATGTGTTTGAAACGGCCGGACCGGCCTGCGTGGCTGATAAGTGTCACGAAGGAAAAATGAGCTGCGGTAAAGCGGCCGAGGTCAGAAGAAAATACCAATTGCTATGA